The Calditerrivibrio nitroreducens DSM 19672 genome window below encodes:
- the thrC gene encoding threonine synthase codes for MKYKSTRGKVNQLSFSETVLMGLADDGGLIIPEKIPQIGKEDILRLRDLPYKELALNIMGYFIDDIPQSDLKKIIDDSYSTFDTEEVIPVVSFGGNLFIGEIFHGPTHAFKDIALQFLGNLFSFILNQKGQKMNILGATSGDTGSAAIYGFKGKKDINIFILHPHGKVSPVQELQMTTVDDKNVFNIAIEGTFDDCQFIVKSIFNDLEFKKRYSLGAINSINWSRVLAQIVYYFYTYFKSTKDNNELPEVYFAVPTGNFGNIFAGFVARKMGLPIKKLILATNENNILTRFINNGDYSLSKVVETYSPSMDIQIASNLERYLYFLYNEDSGILSEKMKEFEKNRSLSFQGNELKKIQSDFISVSTSNDQTLKMIKDFYEKYSYILDPHTACAINAVENVYNSDDIFIALATAHPAKFEDAIVKAIGIKPEEPSRIKQIKGKPKKFTILKNSIEDVKRFIQETLS; via the coding sequence ATGAAATACAAAAGTACAAGAGGTAAAGTAAATCAGTTATCCTTTAGCGAAACAGTCCTCATGGGACTTGCAGATGATGGTGGTTTGATAATACCGGAAAAGATACCACAAATTGGAAAAGAAGATATATTAAGGTTAAGAGATCTCCCCTATAAAGAGCTTGCATTAAATATTATGGGATATTTTATCGACGATATCCCCCAGAGTGATCTAAAAAAAATTATCGATGATAGCTATTCCACTTTTGATACCGAAGAGGTTATACCTGTGGTCTCTTTCGGAGGTAATCTTTTTATAGGTGAGATCTTCCACGGACCTACCCACGCATTTAAAGATATCGCTTTACAATTTTTGGGCAACCTTTTCTCTTTTATACTAAATCAAAAAGGGCAGAAAATGAATATCCTTGGGGCCACAAGTGGTGATACCGGAAGTGCTGCCATATACGGCTTTAAAGGGAAAAAAGATATCAATATATTTATATTACACCCCCATGGAAAGGTAAGCCCGGTCCAGGAGCTTCAGATGACTACGGTGGACGACAAAAATGTCTTCAACATAGCCATCGAAGGGACATTTGACGATTGCCAGTTTATCGTAAAATCGATATTCAATGACCTTGAATTTAAAAAAAGATATTCTTTGGGGGCGATAAACTCTATAAACTGGTCAAGGGTACTGGCACAGATCGTATACTATTTCTACACATATTTTAAATCCACAAAAGACAACAATGAGTTGCCCGAAGTTTATTTTGCAGTACCTACGGGAAATTTTGGAAATATATTTGCCGGTTTCGTAGCCAGAAAAATGGGGCTACCGATTAAAAAACTGATTTTGGCCACAAATGAAAATAATATTTTGACGAGGTTTATCAATAATGGGGATTATAGCCTATCAAAGGTAGTTGAAACCTATAGCCCCTCAATGGATATCCAGATCGCCAGTAACCTTGAACGATATCTCTATTTTCTTTACAACGAAGACTCTGGGATACTTTCTGAAAAAATGAAAGAATTTGAAAAAAACAGATCTCTTTCATTCCAGGGTAATGAACTCAAAAAAATCCAGTCTGACTTCATATCTGTATCCACAAGCAATGATCAAACACTAAAAATGATAAAAGATTTTTACGAAAAATATTCATATATTTTAGATCCCCATACCGCATGTGCGATCAACGCAGTGGAAAATGTTTACAATAGCGATGACATATTCATAGCTCTTGCCACAGCTCATCCTGCTAAATTTGAAGATGCAATAGTAAAAGCTATAGGGATAAAACCTGAAGAACCCTCAAGGATAAAGCAGATCAAAGGTAAACCAAAAAAATTTACAATACTAAAAAACTCAATAGAAGATGTAAAAAGATTCATACAGGAAACCTTAAGTTAG
- the queA gene encoding tRNA preQ1(34) S-adenosylmethionine ribosyltransferase-isomerase QueA — protein MSHLLKDYDFELPEELIAQYPAEKREESNLMVVDRSKNDFFITKFKNIVDYLPEKSFLVVNNTKVLKSRIYAQKISGGRVEVFFIEKIDDHIFKAMTRGRLKDGDILKINDSITLKILGSCEDNLRIVELSGIDIYNLLDKFGHIPLPPYIKREDDSHDETRYQTVYAQKPGSVAAPTAGLHFTEELIERIRQKHEILEITLNVGIGTFRPVKTENIQEHQMHSEKFFIPEESFKRINLLKSNGHKLISVGTTTTRCLEAVAKDGLLQSYGESETDIFIKSGYKFQIIDHLVTNFHLPKSTLFILVSTFAGLDLMKKAYAYAIEKRMRFFSYGDAMLII, from the coding sequence ATGTCACATCTACTAAAAGATTACGATTTTGAACTACCTGAAGAATTGATAGCCCAATACCCTGCTGAAAAAAGGGAAGAATCGAACCTTATGGTTGTGGATAGATCAAAAAACGATTTTTTTATCACAAAATTCAAAAATATAGTGGATTACCTGCCGGAAAAAAGTTTTTTAGTTGTCAATAATACAAAAGTTTTAAAAAGTCGCATCTATGCACAAAAAATATCAGGCGGTAGAGTTGAGGTTTTCTTTATCGAAAAGATAGATGATCACATCTTCAAGGCTATGACAAGAGGTAGATTAAAAGATGGTGATATACTAAAGATTAATGATTCGATTACACTAAAGATACTGGGAAGTTGCGAAGATAATTTAAGAATAGTAGAGTTATCAGGCATTGATATCTATAATTTATTGGATAAATTTGGTCATATCCCTCTACCCCCATATATAAAAAGGGAAGATGATAGCCACGATGAAACAAGATACCAAACAGTTTACGCCCAAAAACCAGGATCGGTGGCGGCCCCCACCGCAGGGCTACATTTTACAGAAGAGCTAATAGAACGGATAAGACAAAAACATGAGATTCTGGAGATAACTCTCAACGTCGGAATAGGTACCTTCAGACCTGTTAAAACTGAAAATATTCAAGAACATCAAATGCATTCAGAGAAATTTTTCATCCCGGAAGAATCATTCAAAAGAATAAACTTACTGAAATCCAATGGTCATAAACTTATTTCAGTCGGCACAACCACCACCAGATGTCTTGAAGCTGTGGCAAAGGATGGCCTACTTCAGTCTTATGGTGAATCGGAAACAGATATCTTCATAAAGTCTGGATATAAATTTCAGATAATTGACCATTTAGTCACCAATTTTCATCTGCCAAAGTCAACTCTTTTCATACTTGTGTCAACATTTGCAGGCTTAGATCTAATGAAAAAGGCATATGCCTATGCCATAGAAAAGAGGATGAGATTTTTTAGCTATGGTGATGCTATGTTAATAATATAG
- a CDS encoding YajQ family cyclic di-GMP-binding protein, with amino-acid sequence MADEHSFDIGCDVDFQEVLNAVNQANKEIEQRFDFKGSVSKIDFNKGEKEITIVSDNEGKLKSVHEILLSKLVKRNVSTKALIFGNIEKSSGNTVRQKITFQQGIPQDKAKEIVKLIKDSKIKVTASINEDKVRVKGKKIDDLQEVIKLVKSKDFGIEIQFSNYR; translated from the coding sequence ATGGCTGATGAGCATTCTTTCGATATAGGTTGTGATGTCGATTTTCAAGAGGTACTTAATGCTGTCAACCAGGCGAATAAAGAGATTGAGCAGAGATTCGACTTTAAGGGTTCCGTAAGCAAAATTGATTTCAACAAAGGTGAAAAGGAGATTACAATCGTATCCGATAATGAGGGTAAGTTAAAAAGTGTCCATGAAATACTATTATCAAAACTTGTCAAAAGAAATGTCTCCACCAAAGCCCTCATCTTTGGCAACATTGAAAAGAGTTCCGGCAACACCGTCCGCCAGAAAATAACCTTTCAGCAGGGGATACCCCAGGATAAAGCCAAAGAGATCGTAAAATTGATAAAAGATTCCAAAATAAAAGTTACAGCCTCAATAAATGAAGATAAAGTAAGGGTAAAAGGTAAAAAAATAGATGACCTGCAAGAGGTGATTAAACTTGTAAAGTCTAAAGATTTTGGGATAGAGATACAGTTTTCCAATTATAGATAG
- the ruvC gene encoding crossover junction endodeoxyribonuclease RuvC: MIILGIDPGLNKTGVGVLKVDNKNLGYLHHFVIKTDPKESLVLRLKEITTGLSDIIKEFQPSYAAVEDIFYSVNIKSAILLGQTRGCIISTLVASGVEVMEYTALQIKKSVVGYGKADKEQVKKMVEMLLKIELRNTLNDASDALACAICLGLNLTNYTFGNLR, from the coding sequence TTGATAATTTTAGGTATAGATCCAGGTTTAAACAAGACAGGTGTGGGTGTTTTAAAGGTTGATAATAAAAACTTAGGTTACCTGCACCATTTTGTTATAAAAACAGATCCAAAAGAATCTCTTGTACTGCGTTTAAAGGAGATTACTACTGGTCTATCTGATATAATAAAAGAATTTCAGCCATCCTATGCTGCGGTTGAAGATATCTTTTATTCCGTCAATATTAAGAGTGCCATCCTTCTGGGGCAAACAAGAGGTTGTATCATTTCAACACTTGTTGCCTCAGGTGTGGAGGTGATGGAGTATACTGCTTTACAGATAAAAAAATCTGTGGTGGGTTATGGTAAAGCTGATAAAGAGCAGGTGAAAAAGATGGTGGAGATGCTTCTTAAGATAGAACTGAGAAATACTTTAAATGATGCCAGCGATGCCCTTGCCTGTGCAATATGTCTTGGACTAAATCTGACCAATTACACCTTTGGAAATTTGAGGTAG
- a CDS encoding Nramp family divalent metal transporter: MRNFLKIFDKNRHSPTFEGLEIFKYIGPGLLVTVGFIDPGNWASNLAAGGDYGYSLLWMVTLSTIMLIILQHNVAHLGIVTGLCLSEATTVYLRPIYSKLILSSAMLASISTSLAEILGGAIALKMLFDLPLKTGAVLVTIFVIIMLYTNSYKVLERWIIMFVSVIGLSFLYELSLVNIEWDMAVKGWVTPSFPEGSMVVVMSVLGAVVMPHNLFLHSEIVQSRQWNMKDENIIKKQLKYEFLDTFFSMLVGWAINSAMILLAATTFYVTKQQVTELEQASVLLAPLLGNNAAVVFAVALLLSGIASTTTSGMAAGTIFAGIFKEPYDIKDSHSKLGVLISLIFALFIIFFISNPFKGLIVSQMCLSIQLPITIFVQVYLTSSEKVMGKYKNSRFTKMLLYLIAGIVTILNISLFFSIIL, encoded by the coding sequence ATGCGTAATTTTCTTAAAATATTCGACAAAAATAGGCATAGCCCAACTTTTGAAGGGCTGGAGATCTTTAAGTATATTGGCCCAGGCCTTCTGGTCACGGTAGGTTTTATCGATCCTGGTAATTGGGCTTCTAATCTTGCAGCTGGTGGCGATTACGGATATTCTCTTTTATGGATGGTTACATTATCCACCATAATGTTGATAATATTGCAGCACAATGTAGCCCATCTGGGGATTGTTACAGGGCTTTGTTTGTCCGAAGCAACCACAGTGTATCTCAGACCTATTTATTCAAAATTGATACTCTCTTCTGCCATGCTGGCCTCCATATCCACATCACTGGCTGAAATTTTGGGTGGGGCCATAGCTCTTAAGATGTTGTTTGATTTACCTTTAAAAACAGGGGCGGTGTTGGTTACCATTTTTGTCATAATTATGCTTTATACAAATTCTTACAAGGTATTAGAAAGATGGATCATTATGTTTGTTTCTGTAATAGGGTTATCCTTTTTATATGAGCTTTCCCTCGTTAATATTGAATGGGATATGGCGGTCAAAGGTTGGGTCACCCCTTCATTCCCCGAAGGATCTATGGTTGTCGTGATGAGTGTTTTGGGTGCTGTGGTTATGCCCCACAATCTATTTCTCCATTCGGAGATTGTCCAGAGTAGACAGTGGAATATGAAGGATGAGAATATCATCAAGAAACAGCTGAAATATGAGTTTCTGGATACCTTTTTTTCCATGCTGGTGGGTTGGGCTATAAATAGTGCGATGATACTGCTGGCGGCAACTACATTTTATGTGACGAAACAACAGGTTACAGAATTGGAACAGGCAAGTGTACTACTTGCCCCGCTTTTGGGGAATAATGCTGCGGTGGTATTTGCCGTTGCCCTCTTACTATCGGGTATAGCTTCCACCACCACATCCGGTATGGCGGCTGGTACTATTTTTGCCGGTATCTTTAAAGAGCCCTATGATATAAAGGATAGCCATTCGAAGCTGGGGGTTTTGATTTCACTAATTTTTGCATTATTTATTATATTTTTTATCTCCAATCCATTTAAAGGGCTCATTGTATCCCAGATGTGTTTAAGTATACAACTTCCTATTACAATCTTTGTGCAGGTTTATCTGACATCTTCTGAGAAGGTTATGGGTAAATACAAAAATTCAAGATTTACTAAAATGTTACTTTATTTGATAGCCGGGATAGTAACGATACTTAATATATCCCTGTTTTTCAGTATCATATTGTAG
- a CDS encoding cupin domain-containing protein, giving the protein MIIRGNEIAEKIVEKPREGRGTLVNLAYEKACGIQGTIKMFSVVTLNSDSMVGYHQHIDDMEIYLMLDGTAVVNDNGTIDILKAGDMLVTNFGEWHSIENKSADPITFMAIIIDKIKQEE; this is encoded by the coding sequence ATGATAATTAGAGGGAATGAAATAGCTGAAAAAATTGTGGAAAAACCGAGGGAAGGAAGAGGAACACTTGTAAATCTGGCATATGAAAAAGCTTGTGGCATACAGGGAACAATAAAGATGTTTTCAGTGGTAACGCTTAATTCAGATTCTATGGTGGGTTATCATCAGCATATTGATGATATGGAGATATACCTTATGCTTGACGGTACCGCCGTGGTTAATGACAATGGTACAATAGACATTTTAAAAGCTGGAGATATGTTGGTTACAAATTTTGGGGAGTGGCACTCCATCGAAAATAAATCCGCCGATCCGATCACATTCATGGCAATTATAATTGATAAAATAAAACAGGAGGAATAA
- the ndk gene encoding nucleoside-diphosphate kinase, with the protein MEKTFAIIKPDAVAAGYSGKIIDRIEKEGFKIVAMKKIWMTKKMAEGFYAVHKDKPFFNDLTTFMSSGPSIVMILEKENAIADWRKLMGATNPANAEEGTLRKEFGKNIDNNAVHGSDAPETAAQETRYFFADIEMV; encoded by the coding sequence ATGGAAAAAACATTCGCAATAATCAAACCTGATGCTGTGGCTGCAGGCTATTCAGGAAAAATAATCGACAGAATCGAAAAAGAGGGATTCAAGATTGTGGCCATGAAAAAGATATGGATGACCAAAAAGATGGCCGAAGGGTTCTATGCCGTTCACAAAGATAAGCCTTTTTTCAACGATCTGACCACCTTCATGAGCAGTGGCCCATCCATAGTGATGATTTTAGAAAAGGAAAATGCCATAGCAGACTGGAGAAAATTGATGGGCGCCACAAACCCTGCCAATGCTGAAGAAGGAACGCTAAGAAAAGAGTTTGGCAAAAACATTGACAACAATGCTGTACACGGATCAGATGCCCCAGAAACAGCAGCACAGGAAACAAGATATTTCTTTGCTGATATCGAAATGGTATAA
- the ruvA gene encoding Holliday junction branch migration protein RuvA, translating into MIAKLRGKLHEKKPNYIILDVNGIFFEISISLNCFTSLPDLNSELIISTYTIVREDGISIYGFLNDDEKRLFLLLNSVSKVGPKLALSILSTCEIVKLKSAIKNRDINLIATAPGVGKKTAERIILELRDKIEEFEVVMDADTGGLDDDIISALVNLGYKKVDALSALKRLDDRYKTFEERLREALKLLNKL; encoded by the coding sequence ATGATTGCAAAACTAAGAGGTAAACTCCACGAAAAAAAACCTAATTATATCATTCTTGATGTAAATGGGATCTTTTTTGAGATATCGATTTCATTAAACTGCTTTACATCACTCCCTGATTTGAATTCTGAGCTAATTATCTCCACCTATACTATTGTGAGGGAGGATGGGATAAGTATTTACGGATTTTTAAACGATGATGAGAAACGTTTGTTTCTTTTGCTAAACTCTGTTTCAAAAGTTGGACCCAAACTTGCCCTCTCCATCCTTTCCACCTGTGAGATAGTAAAATTAAAGTCTGCAATAAAAAACAGAGATATAAATCTAATAGCAACAGCACCCGGAGTGGGAAAAAAAACCGCCGAAAGGATCATTCTGGAACTGAGGGATAAGATAGAAGAGTTTGAAGTTGTCATGGATGCAGATACTGGTGGCTTAGATGATGATATTATAAGTGCGCTTGTGAATCTTGGTTACAAAAAGGTGGACGCACTATCAGCGTTAAAAAGATTGGATGACAGATATAAAACCTTTGAAGAAAGGCTCAGGGAAGCTTTGAAATTGCTGAATAAACTTTAG
- a CDS encoding YebC/PmpR family DNA-binding transcriptional regulator has product MAGHSKWANIKHRKAAQDAKKGKIFTKIAKELTVAAKLGQSGDPEFNPRLRLALDKAKAANMPKDNVERAIKKGLGEGDGSNYEDVIYEGYGPGGVAILIQALTDNKNRTVAEVRSTLTKRGGSMGEAGCVSWMFDKKGVINIPKDAVDEDTLMMIAIDSGAEDVVTNDDGYEVITDPANYETVKKAIESSNIKIEYAEITMRPKNTIELSGEEAEKTMALLEALEDLDDVQEVYSNFDMVE; this is encoded by the coding sequence ATGGCAGGTCATAGTAAGTGGGCTAACATAAAACATAGAAAAGCGGCTCAGGATGCTAAAAAAGGGAAAATTTTCACAAAGATTGCAAAAGAATTAACAGTTGCTGCAAAATTAGGTCAGAGTGGAGACCCGGAGTTTAATCCAAGGTTGAGACTTGCCCTTGATAAGGCAAAAGCTGCAAATATGCCGAAAGATAATGTGGAAAGGGCAATTAAAAAAGGTCTTGGTGAAGGTGATGGATCAAACTACGAAGATGTGATTTATGAGGGGTATGGTCCAGGTGGTGTAGCGATACTGATACAGGCGCTGACAGATAACAAAAATAGGACTGTGGCTGAGGTACGATCCACCCTTACAAAACGTGGTGGTAGTATGGGGGAAGCTGGTTGTGTATCATGGATGTTTGACAAAAAAGGTGTTATCAATATTCCGAAAGATGCTGTGGATGAGGATACGTTGATGATGATTGCAATAGATTCAGGTGCTGAGGATGTTGTCACAAATGATGATGGATATGAAGTAATCACAGACCCAGCAAACTATGAAACGGTAAAGAAGGCTATAGAATCGAGTAACATAAAGATTGAATATGCCGAAATAACCATGAGACCTAAAAACACTATTGAGCTATCGGGGGAAGAAGCCGAGAAAACTATGGCATTGCTGGAAGCTCTTGAAGATCTTGATGATGTACAGGAAGTCTATTCGAATTTCGATATGGTAGAATAG